CACTCAGATTTCCAGAGACCGACCGAGAGAATTCTGAGATTATACATGCTATAATAAATAGTAATGAGAGTAAGGAGAGATTCCTAAGATGCTTCGAAATGTCATCGGCTTCTTTTATACTAATAAACTCTTCGAATCAGATTGAAGCTACTTACATTAATTACTTGTCTGAATTAGTGAATAAAGAGGTTGTCCCAGTTGGGTTTCTTGTTCGAGAACCGGTTAAAAAACCAGACGATTCTGTGTTCTTGAATTGGCTCAGTGAGAAAACTACCAAGTCCGTGGTGTTTGTATCCTTCGGAAGTGAGTATTTTCTAACAAAAAAAGAGATAGAAGAAGTTGCTTTAGGCTTAGAAATAAGTGGGGTGTCTTTTATTTGGGTGGTTAGGTTTCCCGTGGGAGAAAAAATGAACCTAGACGAGGCATTGCCACAGGGGTTTCGGAAGAGGGTCGGAGATAGAGGCATGATAGTTGAAGGGTGGGCACCACAAGCTAAAATATTGAGTCATTCGAGTGTTGGATGGTTCTTGAGCCATTGTGGCTGGAATTCGATTCTGGAGGCGATAACATGTCGAGTACCTGTTATTACAATTCCGGTGCAACTTGATCAGCCGATGAATTCGAGGTTGGTTACCGAACTTGGAATCGGGATTGAGGTTCGGAGAGATGGGAGAAGGTATACTAGAGGACAGATCGCGAGGGCGATAAAAAAAGTGTTGGTGGAAGAAGATGGAAAAGAGATGGAAAAGAATGTGGATAAGTTGAGTACTGAGGTTAGAGGGAAAtgtgaatttgaaatgaatgcAGCTGTAAAAAGGCTCGTGGAGCTTGCTCAAGGTTGATAAAATTGCAAGTTCGATTCTTTGGTAGGGCCAAATTCAGTGGAGTGAGCTTAGTATAGTATATAATGTATGAAATATAGTCTCCCCTGcatgttaaaaataataatattatatatgcttatatatatatatatatgtatgtatgtatatatgtatgtatgtatgtatatatatatgtatgtatgtaaggGTGGGTTCTAATAATCGATTGTATTTCTATTTATAAAAGAGTTAGTGTTTGAAGATTATGAANTATTTAATTCAAGTCTATcgaataaaatataatagaatAATAAATTGTCTGTCCAAGTATTAGGTTTGGATgttattttaaagaaat
This genomic interval from Primulina huaijiensis isolate GDHJ02 chromosome 14, ASM1229523v2, whole genome shotgun sequence contains the following:
- the LOC140956700 gene encoding flavanone 7-O-glucoside 2''-O-beta-L-rhamnosyltransferase-like, which encodes MSVKQENYKILMFPWLAHGHISPFTELAKRLVHRNFHVYLCSTPVNLESFRKSTFDPSLEFVDLHLSCTELPKKYHTTKNLPTHLMPTLKDAFDESKENFRNILKTIKPDILIYDFLQPWAPQVASEEGINSVVLLPCGAACFSFVAHYSIHPEMEFPFEPLRFPETDRENSEIIHAIINSNESKERFLRCFEMSSASFILINSSNQIEATYINYLSELVNKEVVPVGFLVREPVKKPDDSVFLNWLSEKTTKSVVFVSFGSEYFLTKKEIEEVALGLEISGVSFIWVVRFPVGEKMNLDEALPQGFRKRVGDRGMIVEGWAPQAKILSHSSVGWFLSHCGWNSILEAITCRVPVITIPVQLDQPMNSRLVTELGIGIEVRRDGRRYTRGQIARAIKKVLVEEDGKEMEKNVDKLSTEVRGKCEFEMNAAVKRLVELAQG